From the genome of Bactrocera oleae isolate idBacOlea1 chromosome 2, idBacOlea1, whole genome shotgun sequence, one region includes:
- the Vago gene encoding protein Vago, with amino-acid sequence MSRGSHLSGTLHCCCYKLFLLLCAASAWPATVASPPYRSYGQCTDAETGRELYIGESFTRPGQCIRVQCLGTLQLWEDSCEVPKLEGNCSPVPPGNEFLNYPYCCPLFVCRKIAVSEKDRREEIRTYNQYGTMIKQDIQQVFSVGPVKGNVPGAGVITQFEI; translated from the exons ATGTCACGTGGGTCACATTTGTCGGGTACTCTGCATTGTTGCTGCTATAAGTTGTTTTTGCTCTTATGTGCTGCTAGTGCATGGCCCGCTACAGTGGCGAGCCCGCCTTATcgct CGTACGGCCAATGCACTGATGCCGAAACCGGACGCGAACTCTACATCGGCGAGTCCTTCACACGTCCGGGCCAATGTATACGCGTGCAGTGCTTGGGCACACTGCAGCTGTGGGAGGATAG ttGTGAAGTACCGAAATTAGAGGGTAATTGCAGTCCCGTACCGCCAGGCAATGAATTTCTCAACTATCCATATTGTTGTCCACTGTTCGTGTGCAGAAAGATTGCCGTTAGCGAAAAGGATCGAAGAGAAGAGATACGTACATACAATCAGTATGGCACTATGATTAAACAAGACATACAGCAAGTTTTCAGTGTTGGCCCAGTCAAGGGAAATGTGCCGGGCGCTGGCGTGATTACGCAATTTGAAATTTAA